The sequence TGCATTCGCGTCCAGCGACCCGACCCACGCCCGCGACCACGCCCGCCGACGGGACGCGGTCGTCGTACATACCTGTCGCGGCGAGCGGGGCGACCTCCAGGAATGGCGAGCCGACGTCGAGAAGACCGTCCACACGGTCGCGGGGCAGGAGCTTGCCGCGGGAGATGTGCCGATCGCGTGCCTTGTCGCCACCCCCGCGCCGCGCGACGGCGAGAAGCTCCCGAAGACGCGCGACATTGCCGAGATGGGCACCACGGGAGCCGACCGACTCCTCGTCGGATGCGCCGGCGGCTTCTGTGCTGAACGTACTGGTCACCATCGACCTTTCAGTTAGTGGTGATTAACTGAAGCGCATCGTACGTCAGGCCGGTGCGACTTGTCACGCACCGGTTCCGACGCTCATCACATTCTCGCAGCCGACGTGACGCGGCTCACGAAATTTCGTACTGTGGAATCAGGCCCACCACCCACGGGCCGCACCACCGACGCCCGCGACGCCACCACCCACCGGCTTCGCGGACCGACATATGAAGAAGGCCAGGTAACCCCATGACCCTCGCAGACGACCGCGCACGCCGAGCAGACGCGCACACCGCCGCCGGTTCCCGCAACACCCCGATTCCCGGGGGAGCGACGTTCTCGCTCGACGACCGCTATACACGCGAGTCGGGCACCATCTACCTCACCGGCATCCAGGCCCTGGTACGGATGGTCCGCGACCGCGCTCGCATCGATCGATTGCAGAATCTGCGCACCGCCTCCTTCATCTCCGGATACGAGGGATCTCCACTGGCCGGCTACGACCTCGAGATCGCCCGTCGCCGTGCCTACCTCGACCCCTACGACATCGTCCACCGGCCGGGTCTCAACGAGGAGATCGCCGCGACCTCGGTGATGGGCTCTCAGGTGGCCGGGCAGGTCGCCGCCCTCCGTGACGCGTCCTGGTCCCTGCCGACCGAGCACCCGAACGACCACCGACCCCTGAGGAACGAGCCTGCGAGTGTCACGAAGGGCCAACTCGACGGCGTGGTCGGCTATTGGTACGGCAAGGCCCCCGGCCTCGACCGCGCGACCGATGCGTTGCGGCATGCGAACCTGATCGGGACCCACCCCTCCGGTGGCGCGGTCGCGCTCGTCGGCGACGACCCGGGCGCGAAGAGCTCGACGGTTCCGTGCGCGTCGGAGATGGCACTTGCCGACCTGTACATGCCGATCCTGTATCCGGCCGATTCCCAGGACATTCTCGATCTCGGTGTGCATGCCGCGGTGATGAGTCGCGCCAGCGGACTGTGGACGGCGATGAAGATCTCCGCTCATGTCGCCGACGGCGCCTCCACAGCCGTGGTGGACCCCGCGCGGATCATGCCGGTCTACGGAGACCTCGGCGCGAGTCCGCACGTTCCCAGCGGTCGCCTCCTGGGCGCGAACCTGATGGAGCTGGAACAGAATCAGCTCACCACCCGCATCCCACGGGCCCTCGAGTACGCACGTCTCAACGGGCTCAATCGGATCACCGTGTCAAGTCCCGACGACCGCATCGGCATCGTCGCGGCCGGAAAGACCTATCTCGACCTCCGCGAGGCGTTGCGACTGATCGGGATCACCGACGACGACCTACGCAGACTCGGGGTCCGCATCCTGAAGCTCGGCATGGTGTACCCGATCGAGCGCGACATCCTGAACCGCTTCATGTTCGACACCGTCACCGGCGACCTCGACGAGGTGATCGTGATCGAGGAGAAGCGCGACTTCATCGAGACGATGATGCGCGACATCCTCTTCCGCCACCCGCGGGCCCCACAGATCGTCGGCAAGACCAATGAGGACGGCTCGACATTGTTCTCGCGGTTCGGTGAGCTCGACGTCGACGCGGTCGCCCGTGGCCTCGCCTCGAGACTCGCGCATCACCATCACATCGACGCCGCTCAGGACTGGCTCGACCGCAAGTCGCGGCGACGAGGCCGGATCGAGTTGCCGCTGGCCGTCCGCACCCCCTACTTCTGCTCGGGCTGCCCGCACAACAGCTCGACGAAGGTATCCGACGACACGCTGGTGGGAGCCGGGATCGGTTGCCACGCCATGGTCCTGCTGATGGATCCCCGTCAGGTCGGCGACATCGCCGGCGTCACCCAGATGGGTGGCGAGGGCGCGCAATGGCTGGGCATGGCCCCATTTGTGACCGCCGACCATTTCGTCCAGAACGTCGGCGACGGGACCTTCATGCATTCGGCGTCGCTCGCGCTCCGCGCGGCGGTGGCGGCCGGCGAGAACATCACCTACAAGTTGCTGTACAACGGCACGGTCGCGATGACAGGTGGTCAGGATCCGGTGGGTGCCATGGGTCTGCCGCGTCTCACGTCGTTGCTGATCGACGAGGGCGTCTCGCGAATCGTCGTGACCACCGACGATCCCCGGCGCACCAGGGCTCTCGGTCTCCCGGGGAGCGTCGTGGTTCGGCACCGGGACGAGATGCTCGACGTACAAACCGAACTCGCGGCGGTTCCGGGTGTGACCGTGTTGATCCACGATCAGCATTGCGCTGCCGAGAAGCGACGTAAGCGCAAGCGCGGCACCGTCGAGACCCCGAATCAGCGGGTGATGATCAATGAACGCATCTGTGAGGGCTGCGGTGACTGTGGCGAGAAGTCGAACTGCCTGTCCGTGCACCCGGTCGAGACCGAGTTCGGACGCAAGACCCGGATCGACCAGAGCTCTTGCAATCTCGACTTCTCCTGCCTCAAGGGTGACTGTCCGTCCTTTGTGACCGTCACGCCGGGAACACGGCGCGCGGGCGTTCGTGCCGACGACCTCGCGGCTTCGGCACTGCCGAAGCCGATCGAGCCCGAGCTCCGTGACTCATTCACCCTGCGGGTCACCGGGATCGGCGGCACCGGTGTGGTGACCGTCTCACAAGTACTCGCCACCGCGGCGGTACTGGATGGGCACGCTGCCCGTACCGTGGACATGACCGGCCTCGCCCAGAAGGGCGGTGCGGTGGTGAGCGACGTGAAGGTGTCGCCCGGAGCCGTCGAACAGGCCGCCAAGGTCGCCTCCGACGATTGCGACCTGTACCTCGCGTGCGATCCGCTGGTCGGCACCGACCCTGCCAATCTGAAGGTCGCGGCACCGGAGAAGACGGTTGCCGTGGTCTCGACCACCCAGATCCCCACGGGGGCAATGATCATCGACACCTCTGTCGGTTTTCCGGCCGCCGCTCAGGTTCACTCCGCGATCGACGCCGCGGTGTCGCGTGCGGTCTATCTCGACCCCGGCGCATTGTCGACGGGACTGTTCGGTGACGAGCAATACGCGAACATGATGATGGTGGGCGCGGCATACCAGGCTGGGGCGCTGGCGATCTCGGCAGAGTCCGTGGAGCGGGCCATCGCACTCAACGGAGTCGCGGTCGACGCCAACACGCAGGCCTTTCGCCGGGGACGGCAGATCGTCGTCGATCCCGACGCGGTGACGAACACGCTCGCGACGCTGCACGGCTCGACATCGCCGGACATCGTCCCGAGCGCTCACGCCGTGGCCGCGGCCACCACGCTCGGCAGTGTCGACGTGGATCTCGCCCACGCGATCGCGGTCCGGTACGACGAGCTGGTCGCATACGCGGACGAGCGTTATGCGCGTGAGTATCTCGATGTGGTGGCCCGGGTGCACAGGAGCGCCCACGGCGACGGTCTCACCGGCGCCGTGGCGCGCAATCTCTACAAGCTGATGGCCTACAAGGACGAGTACGAGGTGGCCCGGCTGACGAGGGATGAGACTTTCGCGGCGCGTATCGCCGAGCAGTTCGGTGATGATGCCCAGGTCGCGGTCCGGCTGCATCCCCCACGCTGCGCCGCCTGGGGATGCGCGAGAAGATGTCACTCGGGGCATGGTCGACTCGGCCGCTCGCCGGCCTCGCGAAGATGAAACGACTGCGCGGAACCAAGCTGGACCCGTTCGGTCGCAACGAGATACGCCGCACCGAACGAGAACTCATCGTCGAGTACCGCGAAATCGTCGAGCTGATCCTCGCCGGCCTCGCGAACGGCCGGATCCGCGTCGAACAGCTTCCCGCAGCGATCGCCCTCGCCGACCTGCCGGACATGGTCCGCGGCTACGAGAGCATCAAGATGGCCAACGTCACGCGCTACCGCGAGGAGGTCGCAAGGCAGCGTGCCGCGCTGGGTATCTGACCGTGCGCACATGGGTCCCGATACGTTCCGTCGCCACGCTCCTGCATTACTCGGCCAACGGACAAACCGCCGCTCGAGTAGCCCGCAAGCGCAGCGAGCCGGCGTATCGAGACCCACGACCTCAGTTCGCCCGCAACGCCGCCCACGCCATTGCGCTGAGCACGGCACGCAGGCGCGCTTCCGGATAAGCCGGCAGCCGGGGGACGAGTTCAGCAGGCCGAATGTCGCATGGACCCGGACCCGGGCCTCCTCACGCGGTAGACCTTCGTGCCCCGACGTGGCCGCGACCGCGAGCAGGACATCAACCCATTGCTCCACATAGCGCCGCTGCAACGAACGGACCCGATGGTTGGCTGCCGCGGTCATCGACGACAGATCGCGGTCTTGCACGGCGATCAGATCCGGCTTGGTGACCAGGACGTCGATGTGGAATCGGATGAGATTCCGCAGCGTCTGATCCGGCCCGCCGCCGTCGTCGACAACCTCCGCGCCCCCGTCGTGCAGGCGCTGGCTGATGTCGACCAACATCTGATCGAGCAGATCGGTCTTCGACGTGAAGTGCCGATACATGGCCGGTCCACTCACGCCGACCGCTCGCCCGATGTCCTCGAGCGTCACCCCGGCAAAACCGCGTTCGGCCATCAGTCGCGCGGCGGCCTCGAGCAGTTCGGCGCGCCGAGCCGCCTTCGCCTGGCCACGACGGGTACGGGCCGCTGGTGGCTCCGGAGACGGTGTCGACGACGAGGTGGGCATGATGAGTTCGCACTCTACCGCCGCATCGGACGCGCCACGCTGCTCACCAGCCGTTGACGTGCAGGATGTCGTCGAGGGGTTTACGGCCTGCCGGCTTGAAGTCGGTGCCCGTGTAGTACGCGACGGGCAGCAGCACCCCCTGGTGGACGGAGTCCGGGATGCCGAGGAGATCGGCGACCTCACGTTCGTAGGTGAGATGCAGCGTCGTCCAAGCCGATCCCAAACCGCGAGCACGCAGCGCCAGCTGGAGACTCCACGCGCCCGGCAGCAACGAACCCCAGACGCCCGCCTGGTTGCCCGACGGGAGTTCACCGCCGGTGTAGATCGCCCCGATCACCAGGACCGGAACCTCACCCATCGTGTCGGCCAGGTACTGAGCGCTCGACGCGACGCGACGAGCGGTGTCGTCGGCGCGGGGCTGATTTGCCGAATAGGCGGCGAACGACTTGGCGTACAGGTCGGCGACCTTCTGCTTGACGTCGGGATCGGTCAGCACGATCCAGTGCCAGGTCTGACTGTTGCTGCCGGTCGGCGCCTGAAGCGCCACCTCGAGCGCCTCCTTGACGATCTCCAGCGGCACCGGACGTTCCAGGTCGAGTCGCTTGCGCACCGAGCGGGTGGTGCTGAGCAGTTCGTCGGGGTCAAGGGGTAACAGGTCCGTCATGCGATCTCCTCGATAGTCGGTAAGAGCCGGTCGTCCTTCTCGAGACCATTCTCCAGCTTGGCCGTCCGAACGTGGCTTGTCGATGTAGGCGCCGGATGAAGCGAGATGACACGGTCCGGCCCTCAGCGAAGCAGACCATGCCGACCGAGGTGCTCGAGTAACCCATCGGTCAACGGCAGCAGGTCGAGTTCGTGCGCTGCCACCCATCGGGCATCTGCTGCGTCATCTCCGGCTCGCAGCGTGCCCGAACGATACTCGGCAACGAAATCGTGGACCTCGTACATCACATCGTCGTCCCCGGGGATGTCGACAACCCATGCCTGCCTGCCCACCTCGACGACGAGGCCGGTCTCCTCCTCGACCTCGCGCGCGACCGCTTCGGGCAGCGTCTCCCCCGGTTCGACTTTCCCACCCGGGAAGGTCCAGCGTCCGGCCTGCGGCGGATGACGGCGCAGGACCAACAGCAGGCGGTCGCCGGAACCCCAGACAACCGCGCCGACCCCGACGACACGTCGGGTCACCGGCGCGCTCCCGGGACACGGGTGCGACTCGAGTCCGAACACCTCGGACCCGCCGCCAACTCCTGTGCGATCGCCGACCGCAGCCGGGTCATCCCGTCTGGCACCGTCATGTCGACGAGGACGTCGACGGTGCCGTCGGCGTAGAGGGCATACGAGGCGATCCCCTGGTCGGTCGCCAGCTGTGCCGCGTGGTCGGTGTCACGATGCACGATGATGCTGGCGCCTTCCGGCGGCAGCGGCGACAGCCACGCGTCCGTCGCCGCGATCCTGCGGTCGGCCGGAAACAGCGCGAGCGCTGCCCCACCGGCGCCCTGGCCGAGCAGAACCGAGATGGTCGGAACCGAGATCGAGACGAGTTCCGCTGTGCACCTGGCGATCTCAGTGGCCAAGCCGGATTCTTCGGCGGCCACCGACAATTCGGCGCCCGGGGTGTCGATCACGGTGACCACCGGCAAGTCCAGATCGGCGGCCAGGGCCATCCCGCGTCGCGCCACCCGGAGATCGGTCGGACCCAGCAGGTGACCGGCGGCCTGCGCACGGCGGTCATGTCCGATCACCACCGCCGGGTGTCCACCGAAACTGTGGAGCGCCAACCACAACGGCGCGTCGCCGCGGATCACCACGGCACCGTCGACCTCGAGGAGTTCGGTCAGTCCGGGCCGATCCGGCGCCCTGGTCGCGAGCACGGCGTCCCAGGCGGCGCAGCCCGGCGCGGAGACCGGAGCCGGCTCGGCGACCGCCAACCCGTGCACGTCCGCCGTCCCTTTCCGGGACAACACCGCGAGTGCTGCCCCGACAACGCCCGCGAGCTGGTCGGTCGGCACGACGGAATCCACCAAGCCGCGCCGGTGCAGATTCTCCGACGTCTGGACGTCTTCGGGAAATGGTTCCCCGTAGAGCCCCTCGTAGACACGGGGACCGAGAAAGCCGACAAGCGCGGACGGCTCCGCCCAGGTCACATGACCGAGGGACCCCCAGGAGGCGAAAACACCACCGGTCGTGGGGTGTCGGAGGTACACCAGGTAGGGCAGACCGGCCGCCTTGTGCGCGTTGACCGCGCCGGTGATGGCGACCATCTGCAGGAAGGCCGCGGTGCCCTCCTGCATCCTGGTCCCACCCGACGCGGGGAGAGCGAGCACCGGGATGCGCTCACGGGTCGCCCGCTCGATGGCGGCGACCACCCGGCTCCCCGCGGTGTGGCCGATCGACCCTCCGAGAAAGCCGAATTCGCTGATGACCATGGCCAATCGGTGCCCGGCGACCCGCCCCGAACCCGTGATCACCGACTCGTCACACCCGGTGCGCTCCCGGGCGCGGGCAAGCGACGACCGATAGTCCGGTTGGAGTGGCTCCCAGACGACGGGAGAGTCCCACGCCTCGAAAGTCCCCGGATCGACGACCGACGCGATCACTGCGGCGGCTACGGAATGCGGGTGATCGCTCACCCCTCCACCCTAATGCGCTGTGCGGACCGGTCGACCAATCGAAAACGAACGGCCCGGTCCGATGACCCTCGTGCCTGGTGACAGTCATAATCGCAGAACACCCAGCTGACAGGAGCCACCATGTCCGACTACACCGTGACGCGAACCGCCACGATCGCCGCGGCCCCGGAGCGGATCTATCCGCTCATCGCCGAC is a genomic window of Gordonia sp. SID5947 containing:
- a CDS encoding NUDIX domain-containing protein, whose product is MTRRVVGVGAVVWGSGDRLLLVLRRHPPQAGRWTFPGGKVEPGETLPEAVAREVEEETGLVVEVGRQAWVVDIPGDDDVMYEVHDFVAEYRSGTLRAGDDAADARWVAAHELDLLPLTDGLLEHLGRHGLLR
- a CDS encoding acetyl-CoA carboxylase carboxyltransferase subunit alpha/beta encodes the protein MSDHPHSVAAAVIASVVDPGTFEAWDSPVVWEPLQPDYRSSLARARERTGCDESVITGSGRVAGHRLAMVISEFGFLGGSIGHTAGSRVVAAIERATRERIPVLALPASGGTRMQEGTAAFLQMVAITGAVNAHKAAGLPYLVYLRHPTTGGVFASWGSLGHVTWAEPSALVGFLGPRVYEGLYGEPFPEDVQTSENLHRRGLVDSVVPTDQLAGVVGAALAVLSRKGTADVHGLAVAEPAPVSAPGCAAWDAVLATRAPDRPGLTELLEVDGAVVIRGDAPLWLALHSFGGHPAVVIGHDRRAQAAGHLLGPTDLRVARRGMALAADLDLPVVTVIDTPGAELSVAAEESGLATEIARCTAELVSISVPTISVLLGQGAGGAALALFPADRRIAATDAWLSPLPPEGASIIVHRDTDHAAQLATDQGIASYALYADGTVDVLVDMTVPDGMTRLRSAIAQELAAGPRCSDSSRTRVPGARR
- a CDS encoding nitroreductase family protein; amino-acid sequence: MTDLLPLDPDELLSTTRSVRKRLDLERPVPLEIVKEALEVALQAPTGSNSQTWHWIVLTDPDVKQKVADLYAKSFAAYSANQPRADDTARRVASSAQYLADTMGEVPVLVIGAIYTGGELPSGNQAGVWGSLLPGAWSLQLALRARGLGSAWTTLHLTYEREVADLLGIPDSVHQGVLLPVAYYTGTDFKPAGRKPLDDILHVNGW